The genomic region CATTAAGCTCGTCCATGCTATATTGTATAATCGCTTTTTGATCATGCCTATGTCAACCTCAAGCCCCACGAAGAACAGGAAGAAGAGCACGCATATCTGGGTGAGAACGTCTATTCCCATGTAGGCTGGCCCTACGTTCGGGAATAGCCAATCGTAGGCATTCGGGCTTAACCTGCCCAGGACCGTCGGCCCTATGACGATGCCGCCGATGAGCTCTCCTACGATAGATGGGATATGAAGCCTTCGCATCAGATGGCCGAAGGAGAGAGCTATGCTTAACATTATGACAATATCCAGGAAAATGACAGCAATATCATGTGGAGCCATAAATGCCTTATTGGTTAACTATTGTCATATATTTAACAATTGTTATTTAGCACGACAAATATCTTCGGATTGTATGCCGGAATGCGAGAGTATAAATATTATCGGGTGGATTAACTATTGTTAAGCCTGCAGGGATGGCAGAGTGGCTATGCAACCGGCTGCAGACCGGTACAGGAGAGTTCGAATCTCTCTCCCTGCTTTTTAAGTGACTTTTTATGAATTCGATACTTGAGCATAGACTTCACGTGCTTATGAAGACGTTGTGCCAGATGGGCAGCGTCATGGTTGCCTTTTCTGGAGGCGTTGACTCCACGCTTTTATTGAAATGCGCAGCCGAGGCCCTGGGAAGGGAGAACGTAGTGGCAGTCACGGCATCTTCAGATACGCTCAAGCCCGAAGACCTGGAGAGGGCGAAAGGCTTAGCCCATCTCATAGGCGTCAGGCACATCGTTATAGGCACGAGTGAGATGGAAGACCCGGAGTACGCGGCCAACACGCCAGATCGCTGCTACCTGTGTAAAAAGCTCAGGTTCAGCATGCTGGCCCATCTGAAAGATGAGATGGGCATCGCTTACATCGCTGACGGCGCAAACGCCGACGACGAGGGCGACTATAGGCCCGGCATGCGGGCTTTGGCAGAGCTGGGCATAAGGAGCCCGCTGCGAGAGGCGGGGCTACGCAAGGCCGAGGTCAGGGAAGCTGCGAAAGCATTCGGGCTGCCGAACTGGGACCTGCCGTCGCAGGCATGCCTGGCCTCGAGGTTTCCATATGGCACGAAGCTTACGCCCGAACGGCTCAAGCAGGTATACGAGTCTGAGAAGCTCGTCAATAGCCTTGGCGTCAGGCAGGTGAGGGTACGATATCACGGCGACGTCGCCCGCATAGAAGTGCCGGCCGGCGACATAGGGCTGCTGGTAAAACACAGAGAGGAGGTCGTCGAGGGCCTGAAAAAAATAGGGTTCATATACGTCACTCTGGACTTACAGGGGTTCAGGAGCGGCAGCCTGAACGAGGCATTAAATAGGTGAGCAGAGATGGATTTTGACCTGATAATCGTACGGTATGGGGAAATAGGCATTAAGAGCGAGCCGATAAGGAGAAAGTACGAAAATTTACTGGTGAAGAATATACGCGCAATGCTGGCGGCGAATGGCATCGATTTTGAGGATATTGCCAGGGAGCGCGGCCGCATATACGTGAAGACGAAAGACGAGGGCGCCATACAATTACTGAGCAAGGTGTTCGGCGTGGTGTCGTGCAGCCCGGCGATATCCGCCGGATCGACGGTCGAGGAGGCCGCGAAGTTTGCCGCGGACGTGGCGAGGAACATCGTGAAGGACGGCGAGTCCTTTGCCATAGTGCCCAGGAACGCCAGCTACCAAAAGCTCACGCCGATGGAGATAGGGCGTATCTGCGGGGACGCGGTGTTAGAGGCGATAAGGGAGAGAAAGCCGCACGTCGATCTCAGGAACGCGAAGCATCGGATCCACGTTGAGCTGAGAGATTCGGGCGCCTACGTGTTCACCGACATTGTGCCAGGGGTGGGCGGCATGCCGCTGGGCTCTCAGGGTAAAATGGTCGCCATGGTTTCAGGCGGCATCGACTCGCCCGTCGCCGCCTGGCTCATGATGAAGCGGGGCTGCGAGATAGTGCCCGTGTTCTTCCATAACGCCCCCTATTTCGACGATACCACGATGGAGCGGGCCTTGAATACGCTTAAAAAGCTAAAGGAATGGTGCCCGGGCCACGAGATGAAGGCTTACATCATGCCACATGGCAGGAACCTGCAGGCTTTTCTGGAAAAGGGTAACCAAAAGTACACTTGCGTGTTCTGCAAGCACCTGATGTATAAGGTGTCGCGCGCCATCGCGGAGAAAGAGGGGGCTCATGGCATCGTGACTGGGTCTTCGCTAGGCCAGGTGGCCTCGCAGACCTCGGACAACATGCTCGCCGAGGCCTACGACGTGGACTTTCCGGTCTATCATCCGCTCATCGGCCTCGACAAGGAGGAAATCGTCGGGATCTCAAAGAGGATCGGCTTGTTTGACATCTCGATACAAAAGGCGGCAGGATGCAGGGCAGTGCCGAAGCACCCCTCCATCCACGGGCGCCGGGAAGAGGTCATCAGGATGGAGAGGGAGCAGTTTGACTTCGATGAGCTCGTTGCGCTCGAGGTTGAGAACGCAAAAGAGGTAACGCTTTAAGATGCAAAAATGATAAATAGACCAACCGCATATAACAATTGTTAATTTTATGGAGCATGATTAAGGATGGCAAGCATATTTTCATCGGCATCGGAAAATACGATAACCAGGACGATAGTGAGCGGTTTCTCCGAAGATTTTAACAAATATCTGGAAAGCGACGTGATCATTATAGGGGGCGGCCCCAGCGGCTTGATGGCCGGAAGAGAACTTGCGAAAAAAGGGGCCAAAGTTCTCATTATCGAAAGGAACAACTATCTTGGAGGCGGTTTCTGGATAGGCGGCTTTTTAATGAATAAGATCACGGTAAGGGCGCCAGGCCAGAAGGTCCTTGACGAGCTTAACATTCCATACAAAGAATTCGCTAGCGGGCTCTATGTAACCGAGGGCCCGCACGCGTGCTCAAAGCTCATCGCAAGCGCCTGCGAGGCCGGGGCCATGATACTTAACATGACCACGCTGGATGACGTGGTCCTGCGTGACATGAGGGTGAGCGGTGTCGTCGTCAACTGGACGCCCGTTTCCTCGCTTCCAAGGGAAATCACATGCGTGGATCCGATAGCGATTGAGTCGAAAGTCGTGATCGATGCAACAGGCCACGACGCCTGCGTTGTTAAAAAGCTCGAATCCCGCGGCCTGATAAAGGCCAAAGGCTTTGGCGCTATGTGGGTTGAAAAGTCTGAAGACGCCGTCGTCGAATACACTGGGGAGGCATATCCAGGCCTCATCGTGTCGGGCATGGCAGTCTCCACGTTGTACGGGCTTCCTCGAATGGGCCCGACCTTCGGGGCAATGTTGCTATCGGGAAAGAAGGCCGCAGAAGTTGCATATACAAAATACCTATCTGCCCAATGAAAATAAATATGGCTTTAGATTGCGCCAAGGGCGTAATCCAGGTCGCCGATGAGGTCATCGATGTCCTCGATCCCGGTGGATAGCCGGACGAGGCTATCGGTGATTCCTATCTTTTCCCGGTCTTCCCTTGGGATGCTCGCGTGGGTCATCAGTGCCGGGTGCTCGACCAGCGACTCGACACCGCCCAGGCTCTCGGCCAGCGCATAGATGCGGAATCGTTCCAGGACCCGCTTCGTCTGCGCCAGGTCCGCATCGAGCTCAAAGGAAAGCATCCCGCCAAATCCTGTCATCTGCCTCTTTGCCAATTCGTGCTGAGGGAAGCTTTTCAATCCCGGATAATTTACCTTCTTGACTTTGGGGTGGGATTCAAGGTATTCGGCGACCCTACGCCCGTTTTGGTCATGCCTCTCCATCCTAAGCGCGAGGGTCTTAATCCCGCGAAGGGTTAGATAGCAGTCGAAGGGCGATGGTACTGTCCCTATAGCGTTCTGGTTGAACTTGATCTTCCGGTAAATATCCTCGTCGGAGAGCATGATGGCCCCGCCGACCACGTCGCTGTGGCCGCTGATGTATTTCGTAGTGCTGTGAAGCACTATGTCCGCTCCCAGGCCTAGAGGATTCTGGAAAAAGGGGCTCATGAAAGTATTATCCACGACCGTGAGGATACCATGTCTTTTAGCGATTTTTGATATTTCCCGGATGTCGCACAGCTTCATCAGCGGGTTGGTCGGGCTTTCGAGCCAGATCAATCTTGTGTTTTCGCGTATGGCATCCTCTACGTTCGCCGTATGGCTGGCGTCCACAAAGGTGAACTCCAGGCCGAAGCCGGCCATCGTCCGCTGAAAGAGCCGCTTCGTGCCACCGTAGAGGTCGTCGAATCCTATGATGTGGTCGCCTTTTTTTAACAGCGATAGCAATAGCGTCGTCTCGGCGCCCAGCCCGGAACTGAACGCGAGGCCATATTTGGCGTTCTCCAGGGCAGCGAGCCTTTTTTCCAGCGCGTCCCTCGTCGGGTTCCCGGACCTGGAATATTCGTAGCCTCCGGTCGGCTTGTCAACGTCTTTTCTGGCGAATGTGGAGGAGAGGTGTATCGGGACGACGACGTCCCCGCTCCCGCCTTCCTTGAAGTTCGGCTCTTCTCCTACATGTATTGCCTTCGTCGCGAATTTCATGCCATCACTTTCTGCCCTGGTAACTTTTCTTTGACAAAATAGTTGATCACATCCGTGCTGGTAATGATGTCCACCACCCGGCCGTTATCCACCACCACAGCGGCGTTCTTATCCTTCAGCAGGGTGAACGGGTTGAGGATACTGTCCTTCACGTTCACGGAAGGCAGCGGGTCGTCCAATACCTCGCGGACCTTTTGCCCCAAGGATGCTTCATGTCTCGCCAGCTTATTCATTATCGTCAGCTCACGGATGCTGCCGACCTGTACCCCGCCCTCTACTACCGGCAGCTGCGAGATGCCGTTTTCCTGCATCACGGCTAACGCCTCATACAAGCGGTCTTCAGGCCTCGCCGCCATCAGGCTATGGACCCGCCGGGGCTTGGCGGAGATGATGTCCCTGACAGGGATCTGCTCTTCCTCGCTCTCCAGGTAGCCGTTCTCGATCATCCACTCGTCGGAGTAGATGCGGTTGAGGTAGTTCCTTCCCGTGTCCGGCAGGATAACGACGATCGTCCTGTCAGGACCGAGCCGCTCAGCCACCTGCTTCGCCGCGAAGACGGCCGCCCCGGAGGACCCGCCTGCGAAGATGCCTTCTTCCCTGGCCAGCTTCCTGGCCGTCAAAAATGCATCCTTATCGCTCACGACGATCACCTCGTCGACCAGCTTCAAGTCCAGGGAGGACGGCATGAAATCCTCGCCTATCCCTTCGACCTTATAGGTATGTATCTCGCCCTTGGTGCCGTAGAACTCGTGATGGAATATGAGCCTTCGGGGTCCACGCCTACGACCTTGATGCTCGGGTTCTTTTCTTTCAAGTACCGCGCGGTCCCGGTAATGGTGCCGCCCGTGCCCATCCCGGCTACGAGGGCATCGACCTTTCCGCCCATCTGCTCCCATATCTCAGGCCCGGTCGTCCGGTAATGGGCCTCAGGGTTAGAGGGATTGAAATACTGATTCGGGTTGAACGCGTTTGGCATCTCCTTTGATATCCTCTTGGCCATCTGAACGTTGTTGGCGGGGTCGTCCGGGGACACAGCCGTCGGGGTTACGATCACCTTTGCGCCGAATGCCTTTAAAATATCGATCTTTTCCTTGCTCATCTTGTCGGGTATCGTAAAAATGACCTGGTATCCCTTAACAGCCGACACCATGGCCAGCCCCACGCCCGTGTTGCCGGAGGTCGGCTCGACTATCGTATATCCCGGCTTGATCAAGCCCTTTTTCTCCGCCGCTTCGATCATAGAGAGGCCTACCCGATCCTTGATGCTCCCGCCGGGGTTTAAAAACTCCAGCTTGGCATAGACTTTGGCGGCGCCCGGCCCTATGAGCTTATTGATCTTTACCATTGGTGTCCGGCCCACCAGCTCAGTGATATTATTAGCTACCATCATGCATTTTCCTCCCTTTTCCTGGCTCAATAATAGCTTCCTGTCGTGAAATCTTATGTAATGTGCCACCAATCCTTATCATCTGATATACCAAAAAATGTGAGATATAGGCAATCCCAAATAAAAGTCGGATTGTTTATTACTCGTGATAATTTTCCCATTTAGAATAATTAGCCCGATTTATCGCTTTTTTGCCTAAATCTAAAGCCATTTAGAGTATTAATTAATTTGTACTATTATGTGCGATGGGATAATTAGCCAAAAATTAAAGGTCATCGGGGAGCTCATGCGAATGGAGCGGCCCGCAGAGCCTCAGGAATACATAGAAGAGCACATGGCCTGGACCCTGGAGGAGCTGAAAACCTACTATGACCAGATCAGGCCAATGGTATCGGCTCCGTGAGCTTTAAACGCTCTGGATTGCTCACAGCCTCGTGCACGAGCTCGGGTTTTGTTTTAATCCACGACATGAACTTGCTTCCCCCGGCATCAAGGAGCCTCGCCTGCGCCACGGGATTACAGATAGGCTCGAACGTGCCAGGTATCGCTTTCTCGCTGTCCAGGAGACCGATCTCCTCCCTGGGTATGGCGCCGCATTTACAGCACACCGATATGGCCTCAAAGCCCTTTACCTCCAGTATCTTCGTAAGGGTCCTGGACTCGGCGATAAGGCCGATACACGTCGCTATCCCCAATTTCTTATAGCTCCTCCCCTCGGTCCGCGCGGCGGCGATCGCCATCTTCCGTATTTCCGGGTCCTCCTTGTATAAACGTAACACTTCATCGATCGTCTCTTTTTGAGTCTTCGTAGGGCAGAACATCGGCCCGCTATTGGGCGCGTTGCTCCAGCACGCCTGCCGGTTACACTTGCTGCATTCTAATGAGACCTTTACCATGCATTCACCGTCTTTGAAAAAAGGGTGCCTTATGTATATATCCATAAATAATACAGCAAATTCTACCGGAATGAATCACTTAAATAAAAGAATTAGATGTCGCGTACCGGCGATACGTCGCAGCCAGTGCACAGCAGGCAGCCGGTCCGGGCTTGCGTCACGTCGAGCCCGTATTTAGCAAGTATGCGGCGCTCCTCGGATGCCAATTTCAATAAACGCCCCGCGCTCACATTTTCTATGTATACGTCGTCCTTGCGGAGCGGGTGGGGGCTCACCTTTCTCAATATCGGAATGACGCCCATGCTCGCCAGCATCTCTATGCCCTTTATTACCGTATCGTCGGTCTCGCCCAGGCCTATCAAAACGTTGGTGAATACGTGGTTGCGCCCGAATACCGACACGGCGTGCCCCAGCGACTTAACGATGTAATCCTGCGACAGGTCGGGGCAAACCTTCTTGAATATCCCGGGGTCCACCGACTCTACATTATACTTGATCTCCAAAGCCCCTGCATCCTTCAAGGCCTCGCTCGAATCGTCGGTAGGATACACGGATACTCCGATTGGTATATTCCGTGGCTTCACCAGGTCGTATATTTCGCGGACGAGCCCTGCGACCCTCTCTACCTCTTCTTCCGGGGTTTTCCATACTCCTGATGTCAGGGATATCGAGGCCAGGTCCGGGTTCTTCAGTCCGTTCCGGACCAGCTCTAGCACTTCCTCAGTGGACTTAACCTTGCCCTGCAGCCTGGGAACCGGGCAGAACTTGCAGTCGAACACGCAGCGCTCGCTAACGGTAATGTAGGCCTGCCTGGGGCAGTGCGATATCGCCTCTTCCAGCTTGCCACGCACGAACACCTTTTCCGCATCATCGTATATTGTGACATCGTCGCCGTCCAGGGACGCCTTGAACCTCGACGCCTGGCGCACGCCAAGCCTCACCCGGTGCCCGTCAATATTCACGAATATCGACTCCAGGCCAGCGCCCGGGCCCGCTGTAGCCCTGGTCACGTACGGCCTGAAAGAGCTATCGATGACGACGCCTCCCGCCTCGATCAGCTCCGCCTTCTTCTTTACGCTCACTTCCATGCCATCACCATCATAGTTAACGAAAAAATCGTTAACAATATAACTATTGTTAATTATGGGTATAAATAAATGACGTTTAACCCATGTTCCCGCATAATGCCCATTGCGAAAGATTTAACTATTGTTAAGTGCATCTTAGAGGTGGTGAAAATTCCATGAGGGATCGTTTTTGCCTCTAACAATATAGACGTACCGAAGATCGAACGCTTGCCGCCTTCGGCAAAGCTGGTGTATAAGGTGCTGGAATCCAGCGGCCTGCTTACCCAGAAGGACATTATCAAAAAAACGTATCTCCCGCCGAGGACCGTTCGCTATGCGCTGAAGCGCCTGCGGGACGAGAATATCCTCCAGGAGCGCTTCTATTTCAAGGACGCGCGCCAGAGCCTGTACGGGCTGAACAAGGATGCAGCGGGGGTGGTAGGAGGATAATACCGTTATCCTCTGTTCTTTATGCCATGTAGTTAACTACGGCGAGCATTATTCAAGAAGTGAACAAGCAGCCGTTACCTGTAATTCCAGCCGCATTGCTTCCGTGACCGGCCTCCTCTCATTTCCTTTCATGGACGTACCAGTCTATGTCGAAGACGAGTCCGGATATAGGCCTGCTCGAGGATGGAAGACGCGCTCACGAGACCAGAGACTCTTCTGCCGACACGACCCCGGCGCCTCAAGCTGAAAGCTTCGATGGGCCGAGGAGGGTCACGATGATGATGAACGCCGTAATGCCCGCGGCCATGGCCAGCCAGATGGCCGCATAGCCGCCTGAGGACAGTAGCCAGCCGCAAAAGGCTGCCCCAGCACCTCCGCCGCCAAAGAGGCCGAGGCCGATCAGCGCGGACGGGAGCCCTTTGGCGTCGGGCGCCACGTCGAAGGCGATCGTTGCAAGGGGCGACTGGATGAAGATATAACTCAAGCCCAGGGCTATGCTGGCGAGCAGCCCGGCCTGCCATGAGGGAAAGGCCACGAGAAGCAGGGCGGCGAACAGGGCGAAGCATCCACCGGCAAGGATGGTCCGCTGATGGCCCAATCGCGCCACCACGCCGCCGACCTGTGACCCGGCGAAGGCGCAGGCGAATCCATAGAACATCACCACCAGACCCACCCGGAGATAGTCGAGCCCGGTCACCTGGTTCAAGAATGAACCGAGGAAACTGTACAGTCCGATGAGGAGAAAACCTGTGGCCAGCGCGGCGGGAAATATCACTTTGCCTTTCGGGGTCGACACGACGCGCCGGACCTCCGGTAAAAAGCGGCGACTATCGCTCCCGATCTTTTCCGCAGGCAATCTCCGTAAAAGGACGAGCGCGCACAGGGCTGCAACGCTAAAGAACAGGAAAGCGGACCTCCAGCTGACGAAATTAGCGAGGAAACCGCCGAACCCTACGCTCAGGCCCTGTCCCAGAAAGACCATACCCATGAACCTTCCGACGGAAGCGGGGCGGTCAGGCGGAGGGACGCTGTCGCCGATCAGCGCCAGCGATACGGAAATGATGCCCGCGGCGAAAAAGCCGGTGACCGCCCGGCAGAGCAAGAGTGACCATACGGATTTGGCGAAGGCGCAGGCGCACGAGCCCAGCGCAAGCCCGCCGACGATCCACCGAAGGACTTTCGCTTTGCTCAGGCGGTCGCTGAGAAAGCCATAGACTGGCTGCATGAGCCCATACGGCACCATGTATGCGGTCAGGATAGAACCGGCCAACGCGACCGAAACGCCGAATCCGGCGGCGATGGCCGGCAAGACGGGCGATACGATCCAGTTATCCGCCGCCGAGATAAAGCCCGCGAGGCCCAGGATTAAAATAAAAGATCGGTCTATAAGGACTCCATCGGCCTTTTCCCGTATCGTGATATCACCAGGATACCGATAGTTATCCATTAGGCAATAAATAATTTTTGATGAATATACGGATAGCCTGACGAGTATCGATGGCGTGTTAAGGATTGCTAAATTAACATTATGTATATATAGAATGCTCATTAAACAATAGTTAATAAAATGTATAAACGTAACGATAAGGCAAAAATATATAAAGGATTATCCGCCCGATACGGGCGGGAACACGGCGATATCGTCGCCTTCCTTAACCCTGGACTCCAGGCCGCCCTGGTCTCTCACGCTTTTACCGTTGAGCAGGATATTCACGTATGGCTTGATATCCTGGCCCGTTAACATCAACGGCTCCAGCTTCGGATAATCGTGCACCAGGGCCGACACGACGTCCCTCACGGTGCTACCCTTTACGTTCACTTCCACTTCCTTGTTCTTAGCAACTTCACGAAAGTTCGCGAACAGCTTCACCTTTAATTTCATTATGTACCTCCAGTATGAATGCTATTTGCCGCCGCAGGCGGGGCAATCGGGATTCTTCTTAACTTCTATCTCGTGGAACTCCATGTACTCGCCGTCATAGAGGAGAAGCCTGTTGGTAACCGGCTTGCCTATGCCGAGCACCACCTTGACGGCCTCGGTCACCTGTAGCGTCCCCAGCACGCCTGGCGTGGCGCCAAGTATGGGGAACACCTCCCTGGGAGGCGCATGAGGGAATATGCATTCCAGGCACGGCGTCTCACCCGGAATAATAGTGCATAGCCTTCCTTCCAGGCCCCACACGGATGCATGAATAAAAGGTATCCTATGCTTCAGGGCCGCCCTATTCAATAGATACCTCGTTGGAAAATTATCCATGGCATCGATGATAATATCGTAGCCTTTCGTGATATCATAGACGCTGTTCTCATCGATCTTACCATGGAATCTTTCTATCTCTATGGAAGGGTTAATCTGCGATAGCTTGTCGTAGCCGCTTTTTACTTTAGCCTCGCCCACGTCCTTGTCCCAGTGGAGTATCTGGCGGTTCAGGTTGCTGAAGTCGACCACGTCCATGTCGGCGATGGTGATGTGGCCGAACCCGGCCACCGCGAGGTAAATGGATGCCGGGCAGCCCAGGCCGCCGACGCCCGCCACGAATACCCTCGTATTTTTAAGCTTTTTCTGTCCCTCTTCCCCGAATCCTTTGATCATCATCTGGCGAGCGTACCTTTTCAGGTCGTAATCCGTGAGCTCCTTAAGCGTTTCAGCGTTCTGCATCATAATAATGGTAATTAACTATTGTTAACTATATAATGGTTGGCAAACGGGCAATGCGATAGACGAGAATAGCCCACCTAAACATCATTATACTGGCCAATGACATTGACCCATTTTTACTGTTAATTCGGTAAAATAATGAGAAATGGGTTATCTTTTTACCTCAAGTTGTTGAAGTACCTGTTCTCGAACTCGGAGCCCTTCATACAGTACATGTCATCTTTCATTGAAAGTTCGCTTTCCACCGGGCATGCCGGACAGTTACAACCCTTGATCTCATTTATACAGCGGAAGCTGTTACCCATCAGGCAGAATATCCCTTCATTATCGCTTTTAGCGCAATCAGTGTATGAAGGGCATGAAGGACATTGACATTTAACCAGGTACCTCTGAACTTTCCTTGCCTTGTCCTGTGGTTCGAGTCTCTTGAGTTCCTTCACTGTCCTGTCGAACTTATCCATTAAATCACCATAAAAATTTTAATATTTGTCTATATAAACATTAAACAATATAATTACGATTTATGAGCGTAAAAAAAATTTACCACCGTAAAGGCTAAAGCGGACAATTCGGCAATTACCGGGCCTTCGTATCATTGGGCCGCCGGTAATAGCACTATGAACTTTGCCCCTTTCGTATGGTCTCCAGAGACATGGTCCACGACTCTTACCGTGCCCCCGAGCCTCTCTGTCAGCGTTTTCACGATGTAGAGCCCCAGGCCTTTGCCATCGCCTTTGAGCGCGCCTCGCTGGAACCTTCTGAAAAGCTTAACCTTCAAATCATCGGGTATACCATAACCATTATCCGATATGGCGATTTGATAATGCTTTTTACCATTAACGGTCACCTCATCAGCAGAAATGTCGATATCAACCTCTTTCCCCGAATATTTGATGGAATTATTGATGAGGTTACAAAAGATCTCTTTCGCCAGGGGGGTGCCCTTTATTATCATGCCTACCTTTGGCGTGTAACGAATAGTGACCTTTTTATCGGGAGGCCTCGGCGCCTCCCCTATGCATGCTCTAATAAGCTCGTCGAGGTTGATAGGCGTGAGGGACAGCTCTTCGCTCGATATCCTCTTGACGCTCCGTACGTTATTGATGATGGCAGCGCTGCCACTGGCAGCATTTATGGCCCTTTCGATGAATCGCCGTTGCAGGCCGGTTAAATTCTTATCGTCCTTTATCAATTCGAGGCTGCCTAAGACGACCTGGTTCAGGTTATTGATGTCGTGGCCCATCAAATCCAGGTAAAATTCGGTCTTATTCTTCTCTTCTTCCGCCGCGTCCCTCGCCGACATGATCTTCTCCTGGTCCGCCCGTATCGTCTTTGCCATGCTATCGAATGAACGGGCCAGGTCCCCGATTTCATCCTGCCTCTCTACTGGCAGGTATCTAAGATAATCGCCGGATGGCATTTCTTTCATCGCCTTAGACATATTAATGATGGGTTTTACCAGATACCGCCCTACTATTGTGGCAATCGTAAAAGCGGCTAACATCAGGATAATCAAGAAGGTGATCATAGTAGTGATGGCACTCTGTATCGGGTAATATGCCATATTTGTAGGAATGGCGATCAATACGCCCATGCCATAACTCTTAACCGGGGAGAACGCGACAACCTGTGTTTCGTTTACGGCCGGATTGTACGCCTCATAGACGCCTTCTTCACCGCCCGAGACTTCTCGAACCCCTGGATAATTGGATATATTCTTCCCCATCATGTTGTTTTGCCCGCCATAGCGTGCTATTACAATGCCAGAGCTATCGACCAGATACGTGTATTTCCCGGTGTCTGCCAGCCATTCGCTCGTAAAAAATGAATAATTATGCAGGTCCAGCGATCCTACGAGCACGCCAAGCACTCTGCCAGATTCGTCCTGTATGGGCACGCCCATGTATATGGTATGATTTTTCGTATATTCGCTTAGCATTGGCTGGCTAACATAGGCTTTCGTGTCCGTGATGGGGCCATAGACATAAGGCTTATCCATCTCGTCCAGCCCGGCCAGCATGGAATACGGATAGCTGGAAATGACCATGCCCGAGGTATCAGTAGCGTATACGTTGCTGAATTGTCCGGTATTTTGAATGTTCTTTAACGTATAATTCAATACAGGCAAGTTTTTATCTGCGACCGAATAAATAGCAGAATGGCTGCCAGCCTGGCTTTTGAGGTATATTTTTGAATCGTCTATATAGCTAACGGTGAGCGCCGATAAAGCCTTCGCGTAGGCTAAATAATCGTCCCGGATGTGCTTTTCTACTATGCCCCAATAATAGGCAGAGCTCACTCCGCCCACAATGATAG from Methanocella conradii HZ254 harbors:
- a CDS encoding winged helix-turn-helix domain-containing protein — protein: MPPSAKLVYKVLESSGLLTQKDIIKKTYLPPRTVRYALKRLRDENILQERFYFKDARQSLYGLNKDAAGVVGG
- a CDS encoding MFS transporter produces the protein MSILYIHNVNLAILNTPSILVRLSVYSSKIIYCLMDNYRYPGDITIREKADGVLIDRSFILILGLAGFISAADNWIVSPVLPAIAAGFGVSVALAGSILTAYMVPYGLMQPVYGFLSDRLSKAKVLRWIVGGLALGSCACAFAKSVWSLLLCRAVTGFFAAGIISVSLALIGDSVPPPDRPASVGRFMGMVFLGQGLSVGFGGFLANFVSWRSAFLFFSVAALCALVLLRRLPAEKIGSDSRRFLPEVRRVVSTPKGKVIFPAALATGFLLIGLYSFLGSFLNQVTGLDYLRVGLVVMFYGFACAFAGSQVGGVVARLGHQRTILAGGCFALFAALLLVAFPSWQAGLLASIALGLSYIFIQSPLATIAFDVAPDAKGLPSALIGLGLFGGGGAGAAFCGWLLSSGGYAAIWLAMAAGITAFIIIVTLLGPSKLSA
- a CDS encoding ubiquitin-like small modifier protein 1 produces the protein MKLKVKLFANFREVAKNKEVEVNVKGSTVRDVVSALVHDYPKLEPLMLTGQDIKPYVNILLNGKSVRDQGGLESRVKEGDDIAVFPPVSGG
- a CDS encoding HesA/MoeB/ThiF family protein, whose product is MMQNAETLKELTDYDLKRYARQMMIKGFGEEGQKKLKNTRVFVAGVGGLGCPASIYLAVAGFGHITIADMDVVDFSNLNRQILHWDKDVGEAKVKSGYDKLSQINPSIEIERFHGKIDENSVYDITKGYDIIIDAMDNFPTRYLLNRAALKHRIPFIHASVWGLEGRLCTIIPGETPCLECIFPHAPPREVFPILGATPGVLGTLQVTEAVKVVLGIGKPVTNRLLLYDGEYMEFHEIEVKKNPDCPACGGK
- a CDS encoding DUF2769 domain-containing protein, with translation MDKFDRTVKELKRLEPQDKARKVQRYLVKCQCPSCPSYTDCAKSDNEGIFCLMGNSFRCINEIKGCNCPACPVESELSMKDDMYCMKGSEFENRYFNNLR
- a CDS encoding sensor histidine kinase, giving the protein MPFISIKSKAVILLVLVATVPIIVGGVSSAYYWGIVEKHIRDDYLAYAKALSALTVSYIDDSKIYLKSQAGSHSAIYSVADKNLPVLNYTLKNIQNTGQFSNVYATDTSGMVISSYPYSMLAGLDEMDKPYVYGPITDTKAYVSQPMLSEYTKNHTIYMGVPIQDESGRVLGVLVGSLDLHNYSFFTSEWLADTGKYTYLVDSSGIVIARYGGQNNMMGKNISNYPGVREVSGGEEGVYEAYNPAVNETQVVAFSPVKSYGMGVLIAIPTNMAYYPIQSAITTMITFLIILMLAAFTIATIVGRYLVKPIINMSKAMKEMPSGDYLRYLPVERQDEIGDLARSFDSMAKTIRADQEKIMSARDAAEEEKNKTEFYLDLMGHDINNLNQVVLGSLELIKDDKNLTGLQRRFIERAINAASGSAAIINNVRSVKRISSEELSLTPINLDELIRACIGEAPRPPDKKVTIRYTPKVGMIIKGTPLAKEIFCNLINNSIKYSGKEVDIDISADEVTVNGKKHYQIAISDNGYGIPDDLKVKLFRRFQRGALKGDGKGLGLYIVKTLTERLGGTVRVVDHVSGDHTKGAKFIVLLPAAQ